GTAGGATTTATCGCTACGCTCTTTGCAGCATAAACTACCCTATTCCCAATGTGAACAGAGCAGTATACACCCCAAAGGGCTGTCAGGAGATGGCGAAATTGTCGTATGCCTCATGGGCGCCTCACAATAATGTGGAATATAAGCGATGAAATGAAAAACAAGTTCATCATTATATAAAGTCCGATAAGGCTATTAGGGTTAGGGACTTCAAGGGACCAGGACTATAGATAATACGAGTGGCTTACTATGATGAAAATAAAGACACTACAAGGCGCCGCCATGTCACAGAAAAATGCTAGAATTTATAAGCTGTACCTAACGACCAAAATGGTCAAAAATATGAGGATTTTAATACATAATGAGACAAGGCCCGGTTGAGATTCTGAGCCAATGCGCTAGCACATACGATTACCAAAAGTCTGGAGTAAAACTCACAGAAGGAGTTCTAGAGGGttctcaacaaccttctTGAGCTCCTTGATCCACtcagcaccaacagccccATCGACAACTCTGTGGTCAAAGCTACCAGTCACAATAATCTGGTCATCCCACTCAACAGAAGTGCCCTCTTCAGTCTCAGCAGGGACAGCAACCTTGCGCGTAGTGCCAACAGCAAGAATGCCGGCCTGAGGGGGGTTGATGACGGCAGTGAATCGCTCAATAGCGGGGTTCATGCCCATGTTGCTGATGGTGAAAGTGCCACCCTGGAACTCTTCGGGCTTGAGCTTGTTGTCCCGAGCGCGCTTGCCGAGATCCTTGATCTGGTTGGAGATGCTAGACAGGCCAAGACCCTGCGCGCTCTTCACAATAGGAGTGATCAATCCAGCAGGGGTAGCGACGGCAACACTGATATCAGCGGAGTTGTGCTGACGAATGACAACCTGGCcattctcctcaacccagctgGAGTTGACCTGGGGAACCTTGAGGAGGGCGGTGGCGCAAGCCTTAACGAGGAAGTCGTTGACGGACAGCTTGTACTTGCCATCAGCAGAGGCGTTAAGGGCCTGGCGAAGCTTGAGAAGCTTGGTGACAGACAGAGTGGTAGAGACGAAGAAGTGAGGGTTTTGGCCCCAAGACTGCTGAAGACGGCTAGCGATAACCTTGCGCATCGACGTAAGAGGGATGTCTTCAGAGACAGGCCCGGCAGCTGAGACGCTAGGCTTGTACTTCTCCACATCTTCCTTGGTGATCTGGCCACCTCGTCCAGTACCCTTCAGGGCCTTAACGGAAACGCCCTTCTCAAGAGCCAATGCCTTAGCAGCGGGACTAATCGCAGGCTCGCGGTCCAGACTAGGCTGAAGCTTCTCGCCGGAAGTTTCGGGCTCATAACCACCAGCCTCTGGCTGAGGTGTGGATGGTTCCGAAGCCTTGGGGGCTTCCTTGGGGGCCTCTTCGCTTTTCTTGGCGGGGGCAGCACCCTCACCAGCATCCTCCAAGCCGAATGATTCGAACGCCGCAACATCGGTACCTTCTTCGACTAAGACAGCGATAGGCTAAAGTTGTGTGATTAGCAAACATGAGTTCGCGCAATTCGAAAGAAGGGGATACCTACAGCGCCAACGGAAACGTCCTTTTCGCCGGAATCTTTCAGCACCTTAGCCAAAACACCTTCTTCCTGGAACTCAAAGTCCATCTGTGCCTTATCGGTTTCGATTTCGACCAGAACATCACCGGGTTGGaggccatctccagccttcttctgcCAGGCTCCAATATTTCCGGCAGTCATTGTCGGCGACAAGGCAGGCATGCTAATTATAGTGTGGGGAGGGAAAGCTGTGGGTTTTTCCGCATGTCAGGAAGAGTCCGTGGTCAAGCAGGGAGATTTGAAATAAGCATACACTTGGAGGCATAAAAGCGGGAAAGAGCAGAGATGGCGGGCAATTGGTGTCTAAATCACAGAAATCTCAAGTCAGTACACAGAAGGCAAGCAAAGCGCTCGTGCAATGATAGAGAACGTACTGGATTGAGGCCGTGAATTTGTAGGAGGCCTGCGGTCGCCTCAAGGAGCAGGCGCCTTTTGAGAGGAATGAAGCGCTTGGAGTGCGCATTCTGATAGCAGAGGCGACCATGGTGCCTAGGTTCTGTGATATGATACAGATATAGGCCCGCGGCGCtatagaaaaagaaaaggatgAAGGACGGAGAGGAGCCGAGAAATTGtatctggaagaagaacgctGGGGTGAGCTTCAATTTCGTTGACCCGACACTCACCGGGAAGCTGGCCGGGTCGGAATTTTCGGTCGCCGGGCGCTTTGCCTTGTTAGTCAGGCACACCAGCGGCCGCGGGCGGTAGAGTGGGCCTTTGGACACGCATCAGCTACCAAGGCATACTCCGTATCCAAATCATCTTTCCCCAAGCCTCGATTTTTCTAATTAAGTACTCCATTCCATGTGGGACTTCTGTCTTCCTGCTCCCGAATACTCCAGACGGAGTCTCGCATAATGGCGGAAGCTGAGAACGGCTCTATTAATGAGCTACCCCAACCCTCTGCTCCCCAGGCAGACAAACagaatggtgttgatgttgttaCCGAACAACCGCAGACTCCGGATGAGGTCGCAGAGTCGAAACCAACATTACCAGACGAGTCAGAGCGCCAGGAAATTCAATTAAGCGAATCAGAAAAGCGCGAATCACCGCAAGAAGAGTTGGAGGGCGACGAACATGGCCTACCGCAAGATCCGTCTCCGGCATCCCCGAAAACCACTACCGAACCTCTCGAGCCTGAGGACGAACAAGATCAGTCGGATACGAGAGATGACCAAACCGATAGTCCACGCGAAGAGCAACCTTCCATTTCTGAAGAACAGCCCAATGAAAGTCCTGATATTCCCTCAACCCAAGATGAACCGGCCGCGCAAGACATGCGATTACGTTCAGACTCGCGGTCGACCACCGCGACGTTCGCAACACACCGGTCATCAACAGTCAGTTCCACCGTCTTCATTGTGACAGCATTGGATACAATTGGTGCGTCGCGGGAAGCTCGGAAAAGCAAGGAATTGGAGGATGCTGTGAAGAATGCGCTCACCAATATCAAACAATCCGATCGCCACCCAATCGATCCTGAAGTATTATTCCgccctctgcttcttgcaaGTAGAACTTTCAGCATTCCTCTACAAGTTACCGCTCTTGATTGCATTGGCAAGCTGATTACTTACTCCTACTTTGCATTCCCATCTACCCAAGATGCCAAAGCATCAGAGTCAGAAACACCTACCGAACAACCTCCTCTTATAGAACGAGCCATCGATGCCATTTGCGACTGCTTTGAAAATGAAGCCACCGCGATTGAGATTCAACAACAAATTATAAAGTCACTTTTGGCTGCGGTCTTGAATGACAAAATTGTGGTGCATGGAGCAGGTCTTTTGAAGGCTGTTCGGCAGATTTACAACATGTTCATATATTCCAAATCCAGCCAAAATCAGCAAATTGCTCAAGGATCTCTCACACAAATGGTCAGCACAGTGTTTGACAGACTTCGTGTGAGACTGGATTTGAGAGAACTCCGCATTCGGGAAAGCGAAAAGGTGCAGGCTGGCTCTTCGGATATTGTGGCAATCGAGGCTTCTGATGCTCCTTCCACCGCTGAGGATGATCAAGTATCTGATGTTGCTTCTGTTGCAGCAGATCAGCCGGTGTCTAAGGAGCCAACTGAGAAACTCACTCTGGAGAGTTTCGAATCAAACAAAGACGTCACAGCCGTTAATGATAACGTACCGACTATGGTTACTCgcgccagcatcaacaagaagagGGCACAGTCTATGTCTGGAGCTTCcggagaggagaaagaggccgAGGATGCAGCCaatgacgaagatgatgtcGATGAAATTTACGTCAAAGATGCCTTCTTGGTTTTCAGAGCTCTTTGCAAATTGAGTCATAAGATCCTCAGTCATGAGCAACAACAAGACCTCAAATCCCAGAACATGAGATCCAAGTTGCTGTCCCTGCACCTCATCCACTACCTCATCAATAACCACGTCACCATTTTCACCTCCCCCCTCCTCACGATCAGGAACAGCTCCGGTAGCTCAGAACCGATGGCCTTTCTCCAAGCCGTTAGACCTCATCTCTGTTTGAGTCTAAGTCGAAATGGTTCTAGCTCAGTACCCAAAGTATTTGAGGTCTGCTGTGAAATCTTCTGGCTCATGCTAAAGCACATgagagtgatgatgaaggtTAGTGGGCCCTActtgttgttttttttatatGCTTTTATGTCTAACTTTGAACCAGAAAGAACTAGAGGTTTTCATGAAGGAAATATATCTGGCCATTCTTGAGAAGCGAAACGCACCCGCCTTCCAGAAGCAGTATTTTATGGAGGTATTAGAGCGATTAGCGGATGAGCCCCGTGCCTTGGTCGAGATGTATCTCAACTATGACTGTGATCGCACGGCGTTGGAGAATATTTTCCAGAAGTTCGTCTCCTAAACTCCAGATTTGACCATTTTCATTATTCTAATAACATTTCGCAGTATCATTGAACAGTTATCACGACATGCTAGTGTCCCAACAGCCGTGAGCCCggcccagcaacaacaatacCATGAACAGCATGTGAAGGCCTCTAGCGTTGGAAATGAATGGCACCAGCGTGGTACTCTTCCTCCTAACCTTACAAGCGCCAGCATAGGAAACAGTCAGCAGCCAACTGTTCACAGCGTGCCGCCGGAGTACATATTGAAACACCAAGCTGTTGAGTGCTTAGTTGAGATACTGGAGTCACTGGACAACTGGGCCTCGCAGCGTAACGATGACCAGACTGCCCCCCGAGCTTTTTCGCAAAAGTCAGTCGACAACCCTCGAGACTCTCTAGATAGCAGTGCTCCTACGTTCCTTGCCTCACCACGGGTCGATGGCGCCGACGGTAGTACTGGCAGGTCCACCCCGGTTCCGGATGACGATCCCAGTCAGGTAGAGAAGGTAAAACAGAGGAAGATTGCGCTTACTAACGCGATTCAACAATTCAATTTCAAGCCCAAACGAGGCATCAAACTTTCCCTTCAGGAAGGTTTTATACGGTCCGACTCTCCTGAAGAGATCGCATCCTTCATACTACGCAACGAACGCCTAGACAAGGCCATGGTCGGAGAATACCTTGGGGAAGGTGATGCCGAAAACATCGCTATTATGCACGCCTTTGTTGACATGATGGACTTTGCTAAGCGGCGTTTCGTGGATGCTCTCCGCTCCTTCTTGCAACACTTTCGTTTGCCAGGAGAGGCCCAGAAAATTGATCGGTTTATGCTCAAGTTCTCAGAACGCTATGTCACGCAAAACCCAAATGCTTTTGCTAATGCGGACACAGCATATGTGCTTGCATACTCTGTTATTTTGCTCAACACCGATCAGCATAGCTCCAAGATGAAGGGCCGCCGAATGACCAAAGAAGACTTCATCAAGAACAACCGTGGTATCAATGATAACCAGGACTTACCCGATGAGTATCTAGTGTCAATCTTCGAGGAGATTGCCAGCAACGAGATTGTTCTAGACACGGAAAGAGAGCAAGCAGCAAACTCCGGCGCTCCTGCCGCTGTCCCGAGCGGCCTCGCGTCCAGGGCTGGACAAGTCTTTGCAACAGTAGGGAGAGACATACAGGGCGAGAAATATGCGCAGGCCTCGGAAGAAATGGCCAACAAAACCGAGCAACTCTATCGAAGCCTGATTCGAGCCCAGCGCAAAACTGCCGTCAAGGAGGCACTTTCGCGATTCATCCCAGCAACTTCTGTTCAACATGTTGGCTCCATGTTCAATGTCACTTGGATGTCTTTCCTCTCGGGCTTGTCCGCTCCCATGCAAGATACGCAGAATTTGAAGAGCATCAAGCTTTGCATGGAAGGCATGAAATTGGCTATACGGATTAGCTGTGCGTTCGATCTCGAAACCCCTCGCGTTGCATTTGTCACTGCTTTGGCAAAATTCACAAATTTGGGCAATGTTAGAGAGATGGTCGCAAAGAACGTCGAGGCACTGAAGATACTTCTGGATGTCGCGCTTTCAGAAGGAAACCATCTGAAAAGTTCTTGGAGAGAAATCCTCACATGTGTCAGCCAACTAGATAGACTTCAGCTACTGAGTGATGGAGTTGATGAGGGCTCCCTGCCGGATGTTTCGCGGGCCCGCGTTGTGCCTCAATCTCCATCCGACGGGGCAAGAAAATCCATGCAATCACAGAGACGCCCGCGCCCAAAGTCCATTACCGGGACCACGCCCTTCCGCGCGGAAATAGCAATGGAGAGCCGTTCAACCGAGATGGTTAAGGGAGTAGACCGAATCTTTACCAATACTGCTAACCTCTCTCACGAAGCGATAATCGATTTTGTTCGAGCGCTCAGTGAAGTGAGTTGGCAAGAGATCCAATCTTCTGGGCAAACCGACTCTCCCCGCACCTACAGTCTCCAAAAATTGGTCGAAATTAGTTATTACAACATGACCAGAGTCAGAATTGAGTGGTCCAAGATTTGGGAGGTACTTGGGCAACACTTCAATCAGGTTGGATGTCATTCCAACACAACGGTGGTTTTCTTCGCACTAGACTCGCTCCGTCAACTCTCAATGCGCTTTATGGAAATTGAAGAACTACCAGGATTCAAATTTCAGAAAGACTTCCTCAAACCATTCGAGCATGTCATGGCTAACAGCGTCGCTGTTACCGTAAAGGACATGATTCTTCGATGCCTCATACAAATGATCCAGGCTCGCGGGGACAACATTCGATCTGGCTGGAAAACGATGTTTGGCGTGTTTTCGTTCGCAGCTCGAGAACCATATGGTAAGTGATGCGGGTCTTTGATGTTTTATAGGGCACCATTAGCTAATTGCGATTAAAGAGGGAATTGTAAACATGGCATTCGAACACGTTACTCAGATCTACAACACCCGTTTTGGCGTCGTCATCACACAAGGAGCCTTCCCTGACCTTATTGTCTGCCTTACGGAATTCTCTAAGAATATGAGGTTCCAAAAGAAGTCACTACAAGCGATTGAACTTCTGAAATCCACGGTTACGAAGATGCTGAGAACCCCAGAATGTCCTCTGTCTAATCGTGGCACGTCTTCGGAAGGCTTCCATGAGGATGCTACAAACCTTACTCAACAACTCACTCGACAGTCAAAAGAGGAGCAGTTCTGGTATCCTATCCTGATTGCGTTCCAAGACATACTCATGACTGGTGATGACCTTGAAGCTCGGTCACGGTAAGTTATCCAGCTCTAGCCGTCGGAAAGATCTTTGCTAACTCGGGATTCCAGGGCGTTGACGTACCTGTTTGACACTTTGATACGTTACGGTGGGAACTTCCCTCAAGAGTTCTGGGATGTACTCTGGAGACAACTCCTATATCCCATTTTTGTTGTATTGCAATCGAAATCAGAGATGTCGAAGGTGCCAAACCATGAAGAACTTTCGGTCTGGCTCTCAACGACAATGATTCAAGCGCTACGGCACATGATAACCTTATTCACGCATTACTTCGATGCGCTTGAATATATGCTTGGGCGCGTCCTTGAACTCCTGACGCTATGCATATGTCAAGAGAACGACACCATCGCGCGAATCGGCAGCAATTGTCTTCAGCAACTGATTCTACAAAATGTTGAGAAGTTTCAGAAAGATCACTGGAGCAAGACAGTTGGTGCATTCATCGAGCTGTTCAGTAAGACTACTGCATATGAACTATTCACAGCTGCAACAACTGCTACAACTATGACGCCGAAGACGCCCTTGGCGCAAGAAGTAAATGGACAGACAGCAGACATTcaggaggaggcggcgcaggagttggatgagCCATCACCAATTCAAGAAACCCCTGTCGAACCTTCCAAATCCAACGGGACGTCAGATGTGACTCCCGATCacgaagatggagatatgcctgcagcttcaggcACCGAGTTGGAAGACTATAGGCCTCAAACGGAtactcaacaacaacctgctGCAGTTACTGTGGCAAGACGTCGCTACTTCAACCGTATCATAACGAATTGTGTGCTCCAACTGCTGATGATTGAGACGGTCCATGAGCTATTCTCCAACGACAAAGTCTACGCGCAAATACCCAGTCATGAGCTACTGCGGCTTATGGGTCTATTGAAGAAGAGCTACCAATTTGCCAAGAAGTTCAACGATGATAAGGACCTACGAATGCAACTTTGGCGCCAGGGATTTATGAAGTCCCCACCCAATCTCCTCAAGCAAGAAAGTGGAAGTGCCGCCACCTACGTTCACATCTTGTT
This genomic interval from Aspergillus puulaauensis MK2 DNA, chromosome 7, nearly complete sequence contains the following:
- the LAT1 gene encoding putative pyruvate dehydrogenase complex, dihydrolipoamide acetyltransferase component (COG:C;~EggNog:ENOG410PGQ4;~InterPro:IPR006257,IPR000089,IPR001078,IPR004167, IPR023213,IPR003016,IPR036625,IPR011053;~PFAM:PF00364,PF00198,PF02817;~go_component: GO:0045254 - pyruvate dehydrogenase complex [Evidence IEA];~go_function: GO:0004742 - dihydrolipoyllysine-residue acetyltransferase activity [Evidence IEA];~go_function: GO:0016746 - transferase activity, transferring acyl groups [Evidence IEA];~go_process: GO:0006090 - pyruvate metabolic process [Evidence IEA]), with the translated sequence MVASAIRMRTPSASFLSKGACSLRRPQASYKFTASIQHQLPAISALSRFYASKSFPPHTIISMPALSPTMTAGNIGAWQKKAGDGLQPGDVLVEIETDKAQMDFEFQEEGVLAKVLKDSGEKDVSVGAPIAVLVEEGTDVAAFESFGLEDAGEGAAPAKKSEEAPKEAPKASEPSTPQPEAGGYEPETSGEKLQPSLDREPAISPAAKALALEKGVSVKALKGTGRGGQITKEDVEKYKPSVSAAGPVSEDIPLTSMRKVIASRLQQSWGQNPHFFVSTTLSVTKLLKLRQALNASADGKYKLSVNDFLVKACATALLKVPQVNSSWVEENGQVVIRQHNSADISVAVATPAGLITPIVKSAQGLGLSSISNQIKDLGKRARDNKLKPEEFQGGTFTISNMGMNPAIERFTAVINPPQAGILAVGTTRKVAVPAETEEGTSVEWDDQIIVTGSFDHRVVDGAVGAEWIKELKKVVENPLELLL
- the SEC7 gene encoding Arf family guanine nucleotide exchange factor SEC7 (BUSCO:EOG092602UY;~COG:U;~EggNog:ENOG410PG3R;~InterPro:IPR016024,IPR035999,IPR023394,IPR032629, IPR015403,IPR032691,IPR000904;~PFAM:PF16213,PF12783,PF09324,PF01369;~go_function: GO:0005086 - ARF guanyl-nucleotide exchange factor activity [Evidence IEA];~go_process: GO:0032012 - regulation of ARF protein signal transduction [Evidence IEA]) encodes the protein MAEAENGSINELPQPSAPQADKQNGVDVVTEQPQTPDEVAESKPTLPDESERQEIQLSESEKRESPQEELEGDEHGLPQDPSPASPKTTTEPLEPEDEQDQSDTRDDQTDSPREEQPSISEEQPNESPDIPSTQDEPAAQDMRLRSDSRSTTATFATHRSSTVSSTVFIVTALDTIGASREARKSKELEDAVKNALTNIKQSDRHPIDPEVLFRPLLLASRTFSIPLQVTALDCIGKLITYSYFAFPSTQDAKASESETPTEQPPLIERAIDAICDCFENEATAIEIQQQIIKSLLAAVLNDKIVVHGAGLLKAVRQIYNMFIYSKSSQNQQIAQGSLTQMVSTVFDRLRVRLDLRELRIRESEKVQAGSSDIVAIEASDAPSTAEDDQVSDVASVAADQPVSKEPTEKLTLESFESNKDVTAVNDNVPTMVTRASINKKRAQSMSGASGEEKEAEDAANDEDDVDEIYVKDAFLVFRALCKLSHKILSHEQQQDLKSQNMRSKLLSLHLIHYLINNHVTIFTSPLLTIRNSSGSSEPMAFLQAVRPHLCLSLSRNGSSSVPKVFEVCCEIFWLMLKHMRVMMKKELEVFMKEIYLAILEKRNAPAFQKQYFMEVLERLADEPRALVEMYLNYDCDRTALENIFQNIIEQLSRHASVPTAVSPAQQQQYHEQHVKASSVGNEWHQRGTLPPNLTSASIGNSQQPTVHSVPPEYILKHQAVECLVEILESLDNWASQRNDDQTAPRAFSQKSVDNPRDSLDSSAPTFLASPRVDGADGSTGRSTPVPDDDPSQVEKVKQRKIALTNAIQQFNFKPKRGIKLSLQEGFIRSDSPEEIASFILRNERLDKAMVGEYLGEGDAENIAIMHAFVDMMDFAKRRFVDALRSFLQHFRLPGEAQKIDRFMLKFSERYVTQNPNAFANADTAYVLAYSVILLNTDQHSSKMKGRRMTKEDFIKNNRGINDNQDLPDEYLVSIFEEIASNEIVLDTEREQAANSGAPAAVPSGLASRAGQVFATVGRDIQGEKYAQASEEMANKTEQLYRSLIRAQRKTAVKEALSRFIPATSVQHVGSMFNVTWMSFLSGLSAPMQDTQNLKSIKLCMEGMKLAIRISCAFDLETPRVAFVTALAKFTNLGNVREMVAKNVEALKILLDVALSEGNHLKSSWREILTCVSQLDRLQLLSDGVDEGSLPDVSRARVVPQSPSDGARKSMQSQRRPRPKSITGTTPFRAEIAMESRSTEMVKGVDRIFTNTANLSHEAIIDFVRALSEVSWQEIQSSGQTDSPRTYSLQKLVEISYYNMTRVRIEWSKIWEVLGQHFNQVGCHSNTTVVFFALDSLRQLSMRFMEIEELPGFKFQKDFLKPFEHVMANSVAVTVKDMILRCLIQMIQARGDNIRSGWKTMFGVFSFAAREPYEGIVNMAFEHVTQIYNTRFGVVITQGAFPDLIVCLTEFSKNMRFQKKSLQAIELLKSTVTKMLRTPECPLSNRGTSSEGFHEDATNLTQQLTRQSKEEQFWYPILIAFQDILMTGDDLEARSRALTYLFDTLIRYGGNFPQEFWDVLWRQLLYPIFVVLQSKSEMSKVPNHEELSVWLSTTMIQALRHMITLFTHYFDALEYMLGRVLELLTLCICQENDTIARIGSNCLQQLILQNVEKFQKDHWSKTVGAFIELFSKTTAYELFTAATTATTMTPKTPLAQEVNGQTADIQEEAAQELDEPSPIQETPVEPSKSNGTSDVTPDHEDGDMPAASGTELEDYRPQTDTQQQPAAVTVARRRYFNRIITNCVLQLLMIETVHELFSNDKVYAQIPSHELLRLMGLLKKSYQFAKKFNDDKDLRMQLWRQGFMKSPPNLLKQESGSAATYVHILFRMYHDERDERKSSRAETEAALIPLCADIISGFVRLDEDSQHRNIVAWRPVVVDVIEGYTNFPLEGFDKHIETFYPLAVELLGRDLNPEIRLALQSLLQRIGEARLGVPARPPVPVSPRQSVSEKSPRKHSVGRH